A stretch of Neochlamydia sp. AcF84 DNA encodes these proteins:
- a CDS encoding dicarboxylate/amino acid:cation symporter, with product MRVNNTFLLLVAVCCGLIAGYLHNERIYSVAESFSAVFINLLKLVSLPIIFLSIVSTSSGMESARELKILGQKVLKYTLLTTVIAASIALILFVAIDPVRPHLQEINLESVATIEKQGSYVHYLQQIIPSNVIKPFNDNNVIGVLFIALLFSLSIIALPAENRHILHAFFSSLYAAMMKMTTWIIKLMPLAIWAFITLFMRDLHEGLEIESLALYLAVVILANLVQGIIVLPLLLKFKKISPLGTVKGMWPALSIAFFTKSSNAALPMAMKCAEERVGVSRRVASFAFPLCTTINMNGCAAFILTTVLFVSMSNGMSYTPLEMILWVFLATIAAVGNAGVPMGCYFLSSAFLATLNVPLNVLGVILPFYTLIDMVETALNVWSDSCVATIVDSEVSPHTAASALINESPLSA from the coding sequence ATGCGTGTGAATAACACTTTTTTACTTTTGGTAGCTGTTTGCTGTGGCCTAATAGCTGGGTACCTGCATAATGAGAGGATATATAGCGTGGCCGAAAGCTTCTCAGCTGTATTCATTAATCTCCTTAAATTGGTCAGTTTACCTATCATTTTTCTTTCCATTGTCTCCACTTCTTCAGGAATGGAAAGTGCGCGTGAGCTAAAAATTTTGGGTCAAAAAGTCTTAAAATATACATTATTAACCACGGTTATTGCGGCTTCTATTGCTTTGATTTTATTTGTAGCTATAGATCCTGTGCGCCCTCATCTTCAGGAAATAAATCTTGAATCGGTAGCCACGATTGAAAAACAGGGAAGTTATGTACATTACCTCCAACAAATTATTCCCTCCAATGTTATCAAGCCTTTTAATGACAACAATGTTATAGGCGTACTATTTATTGCTCTTTTATTCAGCCTTTCCATCATTGCTCTGCCGGCGGAAAATCGCCATATTTTACATGCTTTTTTCTCGAGTCTCTATGCTGCAATGATGAAGATGACCACTTGGATCATCAAGCTCATGCCTTTGGCCATCTGGGCTTTCATTACCCTTTTCATGCGTGATTTACATGAAGGCTTAGAAATCGAAAGTTTGGCTCTCTATTTAGCCGTAGTCATTTTAGCTAACCTGGTACAAGGGATCATTGTATTGCCCCTCCTTTTAAAGTTTAAAAAAATTTCTCCTTTAGGGACTGTGAAAGGCATGTGGCCAGCTCTATCTATTGCCTTCTTCACCAAATCTTCCAATGCCGCCTTACCGATGGCTATGAAATGCGCCGAAGAAAGAGTGGGAGTTTCTCGTCGTGTAGCTAGCTTTGCTTTTCCCCTTTGTACGACTATCAACATGAACGGTTGTGCCGCTTTCATCCTTACTACCGTTCTTTTTGTCTCTATGAGCAATGGGATGAGTTATACACCTTTAGAAATGATTCTATGGGTTTTCCTGGCTACTATCGCTGCTGTAGGAAATGCAGGGGTCCCCATGGGCTGCTATTTTCTTTCGAGCGCTTTTCTAGCTACTTTAAATGTTCCTCTTAACGTATTAGGAGTGATTTTACCTTTTTACACTCTCATTGATATGGTGGAAACAGCTCTGAATGTTTGGTCGGACTCATGTGTGGCCACCATCGTTGACAGTGAAGTTTCTCCCCATACTGCTGCTTCTGCTCTCATTAATGAATCTCCTCTTAGCGCTTAA